Genomic DNA from Paenibacillus borealis:
TGTAGAGACAGGCGGATATACGGAAGGCAAACTATATTATATACCTAAGCAAGCTCTCGAAGGATATTTATATGGACGTGAGGGTGTAACGGGGAATATTTATAGACCAATCGTTATAACAGTTCAAGGAGAAAACGGACAAAGGTATGAAGCCTTAACCTTCGTAGTCGTGAATAAACAAGAGGAAGTTGAGCCGCCAAACTGGTACATGGAAGAAATCCTGCGGGGGGCCTTACCGATTGTATCGAAGGGTTACTATTTGTCGTTAGTGGACCGTTTTGTTTCTAAGTTTGGTTACCCATTAAAAGAGGCGGAGAGGGGATGAAGGTTATCCTAAGCAAACATCCGAAGCCATCGTTAGGAATTATCACAGATCAACAATTGAAACAATTAAAAATGGAGCATTTGAAGAAGAGGGGATTTCGGCAGGACGCCCAATCCTGGACTAATGGAACTACAAGGGTTAGATTATCCCTAGTAAATGATGCAGAGATTCCTTTGAGTGTTTTTACTAGTATTGTAGAAAAGAGCATCCAAGCTAGTAATTTGAAAAAGCAAAAGCAAAAGCAAAAGCAAAAGCCAAAGCAAAAGGCAAAACCAAAGCAAAAGGCAAAACCAAAGCCAAAAGAAAAACTAACAAAGCGCCGTGCAAAACGTAATCTTGACGAGGATTATAGTAAACAGGATGCGATGGAGCATCGATTGCCTGGTAGTTTCGAAGGTGGTAAGAGGAGATGATTGAGTTGCAGGATTCTAAATGAACAGGGTCCCTCAGGCTTTTTTGCTGATTCCCGATTTCGATAAGGCCTAAGATAAGGTAATGGTCACGCCGCGAATAATCAGATTTTTGCATTGTTATCAACAAACGTACGTTCCCTGACAACTATTGGTTACGTTTAAAAGGTATACTGGATAAAAGAGTAACTTTTCTACCTGATATTTATGAATAGTACTAAGGAGAATGAATAATCATGGTCGAGAAAATTATCCGTATCCTTAACATCATTAATGCAATTCAATCCAATCCGGGGATCTCCGCAGCTGATTTAGCTTTTAAATGTGATGTAGATGTACGAACGATTTATCGTGATCTACGGTTGCTCGATACAATTGCTCCTATAACGAATACAGGTAAAGGGACTGGCTACCGTTTCATGGGCAAGTTCTTTATGTATCCCCTTAATTTCTCAGAACAAGAAGCCCTGGTATTCTCTCTGTTACCTTCGATGGTAGATGAGGATAAACTCCCTCCTGGATTTCATACGGCATACGATAAAGTCATGTCGACACATCATAAAGAAAAGTCTAAACAAAATAGCATTATAGAAGATATCACCAATATTATTCAGATGGGTACTCCAGCATATCGGAAGGAAAGTCCCAATTTTCTACAACCGATTATTCAGGCGATTCTAGAGCAAAGAACGATTGAGACTGTCTACCATACCCAGTATCGTAATGAAACTACAGAGCGTAAAATTGATCCTTACTACCTCGTGCCACGTGATCAACGCTTCTACTTAATCGGGTATTGTCACACAAAGCAGGATATTCGAACATTCCGGATTAGTCGATTT
This window encodes:
- a CDS encoding helix-turn-helix transcriptional regulator; this translates as MVEKIIRILNIINAIQSNPGISAADLAFKCDVDVRTIYRDLRLLDTIAPITNTGKGTGYRFMGKFFMYPLNFSEQEALVFSLLPSMVDEDKLPPGFHTAYDKVMSTHHKEKSKQNSIIEDITNIIQMGTPAYRKESPNFLQPIIQAILEQRTIETVYHTQYRNETTERKIDPYYLVPRDQRFYLIGYCHTKQDIRTFRISRFHKVEGTAQSFDKSDFNIKKYLKNTWSIEQGEQNITFRVRFRAEVARYIKEEELFVHPRMKDCKDGSMIFEVTVNNEKEFIRWILQYGPAAEILEPASVRETLKAQLALWTEMYK